In Bubalus bubalis isolate 160015118507 breed Murrah chromosome 3, NDDB_SH_1, whole genome shotgun sequence, a genomic segment contains:
- the LOC102394952 gene encoding myosin phosphatase Rho-interacting protein isoform X1 produces the protein MSAAKENPCRKFQANIFNKSKCQNCFKPRESHLLNDEDLTQAKPIYGGWLLLAPDGTDFDNPVHRSRKWQRRFFILYEHGLLRYALDEMPTTLPQGTINMNQCTDVVDGEGRTGQKFSLCILTPEKEHFIRAETKEIISGWLEMLTVYPRTNKQNQKKKRKVEPPTPQEPGPAKMAVTSSSSSIPSAEKVPTTKSTLWQEEMRAKDQPDGSSPSPAQSPSQGQPPAASTLREPGLEGRDEESTTSGDRVDCGRKVRVESGYFSLEKTKQDVKAEEQQLPPPLSPPSPGAPTNRYSDSGPPSHKPGHPLPPPGPQLPARTVCSSSFNSLDVASHPPAHVDSGSAGGRGAERPGRAYAFKASRQYATLADVPKAIRISHREAFQVERRRLERRTRARSPGREEVARLFGNERRRSQVIEKFEALDTEKAEHMETNLSTGPSASSDTRQGRSEKRAFPRKRDLPSEAPLPDASASPLSPHRRAKSLDRRSTESSLTPDLLNFKKGWLTKQYEDGQWKKHWFVLADQSLRFYRDSVAEEAADLDGEIDLSTCCDVTEYPVQRNYGFQIHTKEGAFTLSAMTSGIRRNWIQTIMKHVHPTSAPDVTSSLPQVKARSSSPSETRPLEKQDGELGEPDPEQRRSRARERRREGRSKTFDWAEFRPIQQALAQERAGGPRAEAEPGELERERARRREERRKRFGTPDVEGPSADDAALRMEVDRGMGPPTAAELRTQNVHVEIEQRWHQVETTPLREEKQVPIAPLHLSSEDGSDRLSTPELTSLLEKELEQSQKEASDLLEQNRLLQDQLRVALGREQSAREGYVLQTEVATSPSGTWQRLHRVNQDLHGELEAQCQRQELITRQIQALKRSYGEAKDAIRHHEAEIRSLQVRLGNAAAELALKEQALAKLQGELKLEKDKVREQLEEWQQSEAALSAQLRTSERKLQSAEALLLGRTQELRDLERQQALQRDRHKEVQQLQERIADLSQQLGASERAQRLMEEKLQRNYELLLGSCEREKQELLRSLAEAEDRARAFEGRLQEHEHRVEALQEEKLSPRSEGSEAVQRLEEQLEMKEASIQKLAEHVQSLRDERDLTQQRFQELLGRVTLSDGDVAALQEKLRGREADYQSLEHSFRRVAGQLQGAHTRLQEKEEELRRLQDAHEKALEREGRGLQQAVLGPSTLGSSVDEADGKLQAEGEIEQRVATESLEDAEDSLTCVGLQCQTAGMPLGLPCSGLEDVAPGEEELGDSSPSRDESTVPLRSEVSSKPDQGAPGIKRQRIRFSTIQCQKYTHPDGCEKTGASSVSSDTSQERSPSEESMSSEATPSSLPMPSDPDAYLSIIHSLETKLYVTEEKLKGVTARLESQQGQSQEALLVLHQQWASTEARLCEQLRASLLQVTALAAQLEQERQARAEVVESHVGELSDFQVKNSQALACLESCREQLQSLPGDAGAGPLAGLESLLVGAVQALRPQPASTGETGFLEEEKEPSQQLPHMLTLSEQEQLQLLSEQIALEAALIDQIADSLRNTTLDVSQVFLEISQSDRWRLESESAVVCPGAPADAWAKKVLVDGEFWSQVESLSRHLETLGGEAASALGGRQPGAQPAPAPALADATWVRAELSLAACSMRESLHRRLRSVQETLQGTQAALQQHKCMLQEVLGAYRTPAFERVMQQVSEALQLPLGTRDGDQVSWAGHPPVEAPSHQDPAGSLACPLSSQSSGVLAAIQEELALQLKDKASLLGEISASLTSLPSVEALGDCRKLLQASQHLSRRACLGGLGQYSSLLVQDAILQAQVCYAACRIRLEYENELRGYKESWLGQGAPYQGHEQALGALQGESELLRKQKGEYLDEIAFTQRENVELQTKVAQLDQQQRHLELVHGEHCASLATPPERSKEEVVQVEGLLQAACGGVWGQPDAGARAEQDLGGRPVEQVQALEARFQLKVRELQTIHEEELRALQEHYSQTLRCLQETLCHYQGHPPCGSPAKGEAESVAGLRERVRELEAQVDVLREELEHQDPAGGVASLQEERQRDLESLKATCERGFAAMEETHQKKIEDLQRQHQRELEKLREEKDRLLAEETAATISAIEAMKNAHREEMERELEKSQRSQISSVNADVEALRRQYLEELQSVQRELEVLSEQYSQKCLENAHLAQALEAERQALRQCQRENQELNAHNQELNNRLAAEISRLRTLLTGDAGGEAAGSPLTQGKDAYELEVLLRVKESEIQYLKQEISSLKDELQTALRDKKYASDKYKDIYTELSIVRAKADCDVSRLKEQLKAATEALGEKSPENPPVSGYDIMKSKSNPDFLKTDRSCVGRQLRGLRSKSLKEGLTVQDRLKLFESRDLERD, from the exons GTGGCTGGAGATGCTCACAGTCTATCCCAGGACCAATAAGCAGAACCAGAAGAAGAAGCGGAAGGTGGAGCCCCCCACACCACAG GAGCCAGGGCCGGCCAAGATGGCtgtcaccagcagcagcagcagcatccccagTGCTGAGAAAGTCCCCACCACCAAGTCCACACTCTGGCAGGAAGAAATGAGGGCCAAGGACCAGCCAGATGGGAGCAGCCCGAGTCCAGCTCAGAGTCCCAGCCAGGGCCAGCCTCCTGCGGCCAGCACCCTGAGGGAGCCAGGGCTTGAGGGCAGAGATG AGGAGAGCACCACAAGTGGTGACCGCGTGGACTGTGGCCGCAAAGTCCGGGTGGAGAGCGGCTACTTCTCCCTGGAGAAAACCAAGCAGGACGTGAAGGCCGAGGAGCAACAGCTGCCCCCACCGCTCTCCCCGCCCAGCCCGGGCGCCCCCACCAACAGGTACAGCGACTCCGGCCCACCCTCCCACAAGCCTGGccatccccttcctcccccaggtCCTCAGCTCCCTGCCCGAACCGTCTGCAGCAGCTCCTTCAACTCCTTGGATGTGGCCAGCCATCCCCCTGCCCATGTGGACTCCGGCAgtgctggggggcggggagcagaGAGACCGGGGCGTGCCTATGCCTTTAAAGCCAGCAGGCAGTATGCCACCCTGGCCGACGTCCCTAAGGCCATCAGGATCAGCCACAGAGAAGCCTTCCAGGTGGAGAGAAGGCGACTGGAGCGCAGGACTCGGGCCCGGAGCCCTGGCAGGGAAGAGGTGGCCCGTCTGTTTGGCAACGAGCGGAG GAGGTCCCAGGTAATAGAGAAGTTTGAGGCCCTGGACACAGAGAAGGCAGAGCACATGGAGACCAACTTGTCCACCGGGCCCTCAGCCTCAAGTGACACTCGACAAGGCCGCAGCGAGAAGAGGGCGTTCCCTAGGAAGCGG GACCTCCCCAGCGAAGCTCCTCTCCCAGACGCCTCGGCCTCCCCCCTGTCTCCACACCGAAGAGCCAAGTCACTGGACAGGAGGTCCACGGAGTCCTCCCTGACG CCCGACCTGCTGAATTTCAAAAAAGGCTGGCTGACCAAGCAGTATGAGGATGGCCAG TGGAAGAAGCACTGGTTTGTCCTTGCTGATCAAAGCCTGAGGTTCTACAGGGACTCGGTGGCTGAAGAG GCCGCCGACTTGGATGGGGAAATTGACTTGTCTACGTGCTGCGATGTCACAGAGTACCCAGTGCAGAGAAACTATGGCTTCCAGATCCAC ACAAAGGAAGGCGCCTTCACCCTCTCTGCCATGACATCCGGAATCCGGAGGAACTGGATCCAGACCATCATGAAGCATGTCCACCCGACCTCTGCCCCGGATGTGACGAG CTCGCTGCCGCAGGTGAAGGCCCGGAGCAGCTCCCCCTCAGAGACGAGGCCGCTGGAGAAGCAGGACGGGGAGCTTGGGGAGCCCGACCCTGAGCAGAGGAGGAGCCGTGCGCGTGAGCGCAGGCGCGAGGGCCGCTCCAAGACCTTCGACTGGGCCGAGTTCCGCCCTATCCAGCAGGCCTTGGCCCAGGAGAGGGCCGGTGGCCCTCGGGCCGAGGCGGAGCCCGGGGAGCTGGAGCGGGAGCGCGCACGTCGGCGGGAGGAGCGGCGCAAGCGCTTTGGGACGCCTGACGTGGAGGGGCCCAGTGCAGACGATGCGGCCCTGCGCATGGAGGTTGACCGGGGCATGGGGCCGCCTACAGCTGCGGAGCTCAGGACCCAAAATGTGCATGTGGAGATCGAGCAGCGCTGGCATCAGGTGGAGACCACCCCCCTccgggaggagaagcaggtgccCATCGCCCCCCTGCACCTGTCCTCTGAAGACGGCAGCGACCGACTCTCCACACCCGAGCTGACCTCGCTGCTGGAGAAGGAG TTGGAGCAGAGCCAGAAGGAGGCCTCAGACCTTCTGGAACAGAACCGACTGCTGCAGGACCAGCTGAGGGTGGCTCTGGGCCGGGAGCAGAGCGCCCGGGAGGGCTATGTGCTGCAG ACCGAAGTGGCCACCTCCCCGTCCGGCACCTGGCAGAGGCTCCACAGAGTCAACCAGGATCTGCACGGCGAGCTGGAGGCCCAGTGCCAGCGCCAGGAGCTCATCACACGGCAGATTCAGGCCCTGAAGCGCAGCTACGGGGAGGCCAAGGATGCGATCCGGCATCACGAGGCCGAGATTCGGAGCCTCCAGGTGCGGCTGGGCAACGCTGCCGCCGAGCTTGCCCTCAAGGAGCAGGCGCTGGCCAAGCTCCAGGGCGAGCTGAAGCTGGAGAAGGACAAGGTGCGCGAGCAGCTGGAGGAGTGGCAGCAGAGCGAGGCCGCGCTCAGCGCCCAGCTGCGCACCAGCGAGCGAAAGCTCCAGAGCGCAGAGGCCCTGCTGCTGGGGAGGACTCAGGAGCTGCGGGACCTGGAACGGCAGCAGGCGCTGCAGCGGGACCGGCACAAGGAGGTACAGCAGTTGCAGGAGCGCATCGCCGACCTCAGCCAGCAGCTGGGCGCCAGCGAGCGGGCCCAGAGGCTGATGGAGGAGAAACTGCAGAGGAACTATGAGCTGCTGCTGGGGAGCTGCGAGCGGGAGAAGCAGGAGCTACTGCGGAGCCTGGCGGAAGCAGAGGACAGGGCCCGCGCCTTCGAGGGGCGGCTGCAGGAGCACGAGCACCGGGTGGAGGCGCTGCAGGAGGAGAAGCTGAGCCCCAGGTCCGAGGGCAGCGAGGCGGTGCAGCGGCTGGAGGAGCAGCTGGAGATGAAGGAGGCCAGCATCCAGAAGCTTGCCGAGCATGTGCAGAGCCTGCGCGATGAGCGCGACCTGACGCAACAGCGCTTCCAAGAGCTGCTGGGCCGTGTCACCCTGTCCGATGGGGATGTAGCTGCGCTGCAGGAGAAGCTGAGGGGAAGGGAGGCTGACTACCAGAGCCTGGAGCACTCCTTCAGGAGGGTGGCCGGCCAGCTCCAGGGCGCGCACACGCGGCTccaagagaaggaggaggagctgcGGCGCCTGCAGGACGCACACGAGAAGGCGCTGgagagggaggggcggggcctgcagCAGGCTGTGCTGGGGCCATCCACCCTGGGGAGCAGCGTAGATGAGGCAGACGGGaagctccaggcagagggagagaTCGAACAGCGAGTGGCCACAGAGTCTTTGGAGGATGCCGAGGACAGCCTTACTTGTGTGGGCCTTCAGTGCCAGACTGCCGGCATGCCTCTGGGCCTGCCCTGCTCGGGGCTGGAGGACGTGGCCCCAGgagaggaggagctgggggacAGCAGCCCCAGCAGAGACGAGAGCACGGTGCCCCTGAGGTCGGAAGTGTCCTCAAAACCTGACCAGGGGGCACCTGGCATTAAGAGGCAAAGAATCCGATTCTCCACGATCCAGTGTCAGAAGTACACCCACCCTGACGGGTGCGAGAAGACCGGAGCCAGCAGTGTGTCCTCAGACACCAGTCAGGAGCGCTCACCCTCGGAGGAAAGTATGTCATCGGAGGCTACCCCCAGCTCACTCCCCATGCCCAGTGACCCGGACGCTTACCTGTCCATCATCCACTCCCTGGAGACCAAGCTCTACGTCACCGAGGAGAAGCTCAAAGGCGTGACAGCAAGGCTGGAGAGCCAGCAGGGCCAGAGCCAGGAAGCGCTGCTTGTGCTACACCAGCAGTGGGCTAGCACCGAGGCGCGGCTCTGCGAGCAGCTCCGAGCCAGCCTGCTCCAGGTCACCGCGCTGGCCGCCCAGCTGGAGCAGGAGAGACAGGCCAGGGCGGAGGTGGTCGAGAGCCATGTCGGGGAGCTCAGCGACTTCCAGGTGAAAAACAGCCAGGCCCTGGCTTGCCTGGAGAGCTGTCGAGAACAGCTGCAGTCCCTGCCAGGGGACGCAGGAGCGGGGCCCTTGGCTGGTCTGGAGAGCCTGCTTGTGGGTGCTGTCCAGGCCCTGCGTCCCCAGCCAGCTTCCACGGGGGAAacaggcttcttggaggaggagaaggagccatCCCAGCAGCTGCCACACATGCTGACGCTGAGCGAGCAGGAGCAGCTGCAGCTTCTCTCTGAGCAGATAGCTCTGGAAGCCGCCCTCATAGACCAGATTGCAGACTCGCTACGGAACACAACGTTGGACGTGTCGCAAGTCTTCCTGGAGATCTCTCAGTCAGATCGGTGGCGGCTGGAGTCTGAAAGTGCTGTGGTCTGTCCGGGGGCCCCAGCAGATGCCTGGGCCAAGAAGGTGCTGGTGGATGGAGAGTTCTGGAGCCAGGTCGAGTCCCTGAGCCGGCACCTGGAGACACTGGGCGGAGAGGCAGCCAGCGCCTTGGGAGGCAGGCAGCCGGGTGCccagccagccccagcccctgccctggctGACGCCACATGGGTCAGGGCTGAGCTCAGTCTCGCCGCGTGCTCGATGAGGGAGTCCCTGCACCGCAGGCTCCGGAGCGTCCAGGAGACCCTCCAGGGGACACAGGCGGCCCTGCAGCAGCACAAGTGCATGCTGCAGGAGGTCCTGGGGGCCTACCGGACCCCTGCCTTTGAGAGGGTGATGCAGCAGGTCTCGGAAGCCCTGCAGCTTCCACTGGGCACCAGAGACGGTGACCAGGTGTCCTGGGCCGGGCACCCGCCGGTAGAAGCACCAAGTCATCAGGACCCAGCCGGCTCCCTGGCTTGTCCCTTGTCCAGCCAGAGTTCTGGAGTCTTAGCTGCTATTCAGGAGGAGCTTGCCCTGCAGCTGAAAGATAAGGCCAGTCTCCTGGGGGAGATTTCTGCCTCCCTAACCTCGCTTCCCTCTGTGGAGGCACTCGGGGACTGTCGGAAGCTCCTGCAGGCATCCCAGCATCTCTCGCGCCGTGCTTGTCTGGGAGGCCTTGGCCAGTATTCTTCTTTATTAGTTCAGGATGCGATTCTTCAGGCTCAGGTGTGTTACGCAGCCTGCAGGATCCGGCTTGAGTATGAGAATGAGCTCCGGGGCTACAAAGAGTCCTGGCTGGGCCAGGGGGCCCCCTACCAGGGGCATGAGCAGGCCTTGGGGGCCCTGCAGGGGGAGTCCGAGCTTCTCCGCAAGCAGAAGGGCGAGTACTTGGACGAGATCGCCTTCACCCAAAGGGAGAATGTGGAGCTCCAGACCAAGGTCGCCCAGCTGGACCAGCAGCAGAGGCATCTGGAGTTGGTGCATGGCGAGCACTGTGCGAGCCTGGCTACCCCACCAGAGCGGTCCAAGGAGGAGGTGGTCCAAGTGGAGGGCCTGCTGCAGGCCGCATGTGGCGGGGTCTGGGGCCAGCCTGACGCCGGGGCCAGGGCCGAGCAGGACTTGGGGGGGCGGCCTGTGGAGCAGGTTCAGGCCCTGGAGGCCAGGTTCCAGCTCAAGGTCCGGGAGCTCCAGACCATCCATGAGGAGGAGCTGCGGGCCCTCCAGGAGCACTATTCGCAGACCCTGCGGTGCCTGCAGGAGACTCTTTGCCACTACCAGGGCCACCCCCCTTGCGGCTCACCGGCCAAGGGCGAGGCCGAGTCCGTGGCGGGGCTGAGGGAGCGTGTCCGGGAGCTGGAAGCGCAAGTGGACGTCCTGCGGGAGGAGCTGGAGCATCAGGACCCGGCGGGTGGCGTGGCCTCCCTGCAGGAGGAGCGCCAGAGGGACTTGGAGAGCCTCAAG GCCACGTGCGAGCGGGGGTTTGCAGCCATGGAAGAGACGCACCAGAAGAAGATCGAGGACCTGCAGAGGCAGCACCAGCGGGAGCTGGAGAAACTGCGAGAGGAGAAGGACCGCCTCCTGGCTGAGGAGACTGCAGCCACCATCTCAG CTATCGAAGCCATGAAGAACGCCCACCGTGAGGAGATGGAGCGGGAGCTGGAGAAGAGCCAGCGGTCCCAGATCAGCAGCGTCAACGCAGACGTCGAGGCCCTGCGGCGACAGTACCT GGAGGAGCTGCAGTCCGTGCAGCGTGAGCTGGAGGTCCTCTCAGAGCAGTACTCGCAGAAGTGCCTGGAGAACGCCCACCTGGCCCAGGCTCTGGAGGCCGAGCGGCAGGCCCTACGGCAGTGCCAGCGCGAGAACCAGGAGCTCAACGCCCACAACCAG GAGCTGAACAACCGCCTGGCTGCAGAAATCTCACGGCTACGGACACTGCTGACTGGGGACGCCGGTGGCGAGGCCGCTGGTTCGCCCCTCACACAGGGCAAGGACGCCTACGAGTTAGAG GTCTTGTTAAGGGTCAAGGAATCAGAAATTCAGTACCTGAAACAGGAGATCAGCTCCCTCAAGGACGAGTTACAGACAGCTTTGCGG GATAAGAAGTACGCCAGTGACAAGTACAAAGATATCTACACAGAACTCAGCATTGTGAGGGCGAAGGCCGACTGTGACGTCAGCAGGTTGAAGGAGCAGCTGAAAGCCGCCACGGAAGCACTGGGTGAGAAGTCCCCGGAGAACCCACCTGTGTCCGGATACG ACATCATGAAGTCCAAGAGCAACCCTGATTTCCtgaagacagacaggtcatgtgTCGGCCGGCAGCTCAGAGGCCTCAGGTCCAAG AGTCTGAAAGAAGGCCTGACGGTGCAAGATCGCCTGAAGCTCTTTGAGTCCCGGGACCTGGAGCGCGACTAG